The Gemella haemolysans genome includes a region encoding these proteins:
- the rplX gene encoding 50S ribosomal protein L24, giving the protein MFIKKGDKVVVITGKDKGKVGTVIEAQPKKDRVVVEGVNIIKKHVKNSQDAPQGGIVEKEAAIHVSNVMLQDPETGKATRVRFETKDGKKVRIAVKSGKEI; this is encoded by the coding sequence ATGTTCATTAAAAAAGGTGATAAAGTTGTAGTAATTACTGGTAAAGACAAAGGTAAAGTTGGTACAGTAATCGAAGCTCAACCTAAAAAAGATCGTGTTGTTGTAGAAGGTGTTAACATCATTAAAAAACACGTTAAAAATTCTCAAGACGCACCTCAAGGTGGAATCGTTGAAAAAGAAGCAGCAATTCACGTATCAAACGTAATGTTACAAGATCCTGAAACTGGAAAAGCGACAAGAGTACGTTTCGAAACAAAAGATGGTAAGAAAGTACGTATCGCAGTAAAATCAGGAAAAGAAATATAA
- the rpsQ gene encoding 30S ribosomal protein S17 — MTERNDRKVYVGKVVSDKMDKTITVLVETYKKHPLYGKRVKYSKKFKAHDENNVAKINDIVKIMETRPLSATKNFRLVEVVEEAVII; from the coding sequence ATGACTGAGAGAAATGATAGAAAAGTTTACGTTGGAAAAGTAGTTTCTGATAAAATGGACAAAACAATCACAGTTTTAGTAGAAACTTACAAAAAACATCCTCTATACGGTAAACGTGTAAAATATTCTAAAAAATTCAAAGCACATGATGAAAACAATGTTGCTAAAATAAATGATATCGTTAAAATAATGGAAACTCGTCCATTATCTGCAACTAAAAACTTCCGTTTAGTAGAAGTAGTAGAAGAAGCAGTTATAATCTAA
- the rplV gene encoding 50S ribosomal protein L22 — MESKAIAKTVRIAPRKVRLVLDLVRGKKVGEALGILEFTTKSASLPVAKVIKSAAANAEHNYGMNVEDLVVSQAFANEGPTLKRFRPRAKGAASSINKRTSHITIVLSDNK; from the coding sequence ATGGAGTCAAAAGCAATCGCTAAGACAGTCCGCATCGCTCCTCGTAAAGTAAGACTAGTATTAGACTTAGTACGTGGAAAAAAAGTGGGCGAAGCATTAGGAATTTTAGAATTCACAACTAAATCAGCTTCTTTACCAGTAGCTAAAGTTATTAAATCAGCTGCTGCTAACGCTGAACACAACTATGGAATGAATGTAGAAGACTTAGTAGTATCACAAGCATTTGCAAATGAAGGACCAACTCTTAAAAGATTCCGTCCAAGAGCAAAAGGTGCTGCAAGTTCAATCAACAAAAGAACAAGTCACATCACTATCGTTTTAAGTGATAACAAATAA
- the dprA gene encoding DNA-processing protein DprA: MGEYKGSFTEKEKKVLLSLIAIERITTLKLHKIFKDLNSIEKILELSIPELAVYFGDNAEEVYTKLHNNMEFDFEGYFEFYNVKYMFCDDIYYPKELFRIYDYPFVIFYRGNKDLLLFRRKISIVGSRNNTSYSKDALESIVPYLTMNNFVIVSGLAIGVDSLAHEGALKSKGYTIGVIAHGHNIIYPEKSYKLYKELERNHLIISEYFPTSPIRKYKFLERNRIVAGLSSALLVTEAARRSGTQRTVDFALDVGSDVFCLPGKFDDKMSYAMNEYIKEGAILVNKLEDFGNELGF, encoded by the coding sequence ATGGGGGAGTATAAAGGTAGTTTTACAGAAAAAGAAAAAAAGGTATTACTTTCGTTAATAGCGATTGAGAGAATTACAACACTCAAGTTGCATAAAATTTTCAAGGATTTAAATAGTATAGAAAAAATTCTCGAATTATCTATACCAGAGTTAGCTGTATATTTTGGTGATAATGCTGAGGAGGTTTATACTAAGCTACATAATAATATGGAGTTTGATTTTGAGGGTTATTTTGAGTTTTATAATGTAAAGTATATGTTTTGTGATGATATTTATTATCCGAAAGAATTATTTAGGATCTATGATTATCCATTTGTTATATTTTACAGGGGAAATAAAGATTTGCTTCTATTTAGAAGGAAAATATCTATAGTAGGAAGTAGAAATAATACCTCGTATTCAAAAGATGCCTTAGAAAGTATAGTGCCATATTTGACTATGAATAATTTTGTTATAGTTAGTGGCCTTGCGATTGGTGTCGATAGTCTTGCTCATGAGGGCGCTCTAAAAAGTAAGGGGTACACCATCGGTGTAATAGCTCATGGGCATAATATAATTTATCCGGAAAAAAGTTATAAACTTTATAAGGAGTTAGAACGAAACCATCTTATTATATCTGAGTATTTTCCAACTTCACCTATAAGAAAATATAAATTTTTAGAAAGGAATAGGATTGTTGCTGGTCTTTCTAGTGCATTATTAGTAACGGAAGCGGCAAGAAGAAGTGGAACACAAAGGACGGTGGATTTTGCTTTGGATGTAGGCTCTGATGTATTCTGCCTGCCGGGGAAATTTGACGATAAGATGAGTTATGCAATGAATGAATACATTAAAGAGGGGGCGATACTTGTAAATAAATTAGAGGATTTTGGTAATGAATTAGGATTTTAG
- the rpsC gene encoding 30S ribosomal protein S3, with protein MGQKVHPIGLRVGVIRDWDSKWYAEKDFAANLHEDFKIREFISKQLKDASVSKVEIERFDKRVNISVHTGKPGMVIGKGGSEIDKLRLELNKLTGKRVHINVVEIKKVDIDAKLVAENIARQLEARVSFRRAQKQAIQRAMRAGAKGIKTQVSGRLGGADIARAEHYSEGSVPLHTLRADIDYAHEEADTTYGKLGVKVWINRGEVLPTRKSEKGGN; from the coding sequence GTGGGTCAAAAAGTACATCCAATAGGCTTACGTGTTGGAGTTATTCGTGATTGGGATTCAAAATGGTATGCGGAAAAAGATTTCGCTGCTAACTTACACGAAGATTTCAAAATCCGTGAGTTCATCAGTAAACAATTAAAAGACGCTTCAGTTTCTAAAGTAGAAATTGAAAGATTTGATAAGAGAGTAAACATTTCAGTACACACTGGTAAACCAGGTATGGTTATCGGTAAAGGTGGTTCTGAAATCGATAAATTAAGATTAGAATTAAACAAATTAACTGGAAAAAGAGTACACATTAATGTAGTTGAAATCAAAAAAGTTGATATCGACGCTAAATTAGTAGCTGAAAACATTGCTCGTCAATTAGAAGCTCGTGTATCATTCCGTCGTGCTCAAAAACAAGCTATCCAAAGAGCTATGAGAGCAGGAGCTAAAGGAATCAAAACTCAAGTATCAGGACGTCTTGGTGGAGCAGATATCGCTCGTGCAGAACACTACTCAGAAGGTTCAGTGCCACTACACACATTAAGAGCAGACATCGACTACGCTCACGAAGAAGCAGATACAACTTATGGTAAACTTGGAGTTAAAGTTTGGATTAACCGTGGTGAAGTATTACCAACTAGAAAATCTGAAAAAGGAGGTAACTAA
- a CDS encoding HAD family hydrolase encodes MEKLEAVIFDFDGTIVDTEKVYYENMRDLTKEVLNEKLDKMDYIKNVSGTNEETSRKYYNDTYGMSSEDYDKFEAEITKRILDNYHNAPVLPGIAEVMEYLYNHGIKMAVASNGKREHIETGLRRKGFEKYISAIATKEEVKNPKPAPDIYLLAAKKLGADINNTIAVEDSRPGALGAAASGATLILQTNDITKYMDFTGVSYKYKDVDLVETVRSIVKKK; translated from the coding sequence GTGGAAAAACTAGAGGCGGTTATTTTTGATTTTGATGGAACGATAGTAGATACAGAGAAAGTTTACTATGAAAATATGCGTGATTTAACAAAAGAAGTGTTAAATGAAAAATTAGATAAGATGGACTATATAAAAAACGTTTCTGGAACGAATGAAGAAACGAGTAGAAAATATTATAATGATACATATGGTATGTCTAGTGAAGATTATGATAAATTCGAAGCAGAGATTACAAAGCGTATACTAGATAATTATCATAATGCACCAGTGCTACCAGGAATTGCTGAGGTGATGGAGTATCTATATAATCATGGAATAAAGATGGCTGTTGCTTCAAATGGAAAGAGAGAACATATTGAGACAGGACTTCGAAGAAAGGGTTTTGAGAAATATATTTCAGCAATTGCAACAAAAGAAGAAGTAAAGAATCCTAAACCTGCACCAGATATTTATTTACTAGCGGCAAAAAAACTAGGTGCGGATATTAATAATACAATTGCAGTTGAAGATTCACGACCGGGAGCGTTAGGAGCTGCTGCTTCAGGTGCAACGTTAATACTTCAGACAAATGATATTACTAAATATATGGATTTCACAGGTGTGAGCTATAAGTATAAAGATGTAGATTTAGTAGAAACAGTTAGAAGTATAGTCAAGAAAAAATAG
- the rplN gene encoding 50S ribosomal protein L14, with the protein MIQQETRLKVADNSGAKEVLTIKVLGGSGRKVANIGDVIVCSVKKATPGGVVKKGEVVKAVIVRTKTGARRNDGSYIKFDENACVIIRDDKSPRGTRIFGPVARELRDGNYMKIVSLAPEVL; encoded by the coding sequence ATGATTCAACAAGAAACACGCTTAAAAGTGGCTGATAACTCAGGAGCAAAAGAAGTTTTAACAATTAAAGTTCTAGGTGGTTCAGGACGTAAAGTTGCTAACATAGGTGACGTAATTGTATGTTCTGTTAAAAAAGCAACACCAGGTGGAGTTGTTAAAAAAGGTGAAGTAGTTAAAGCCGTAATCGTTCGTACAAAAACAGGAGCTCGTCGTAACGACGGTTCATATATTAAATTTGATGAAAATGCTTGTGTAATTATCCGTGATGATAAGAGCCCACGTGGTACACGTATTTTCGGACCAGTTGCTCGTGAATTAAGAGACGGTAACTACATGAAAATCGTATCACTAGCTCCAGAAGTATTATAA
- the rplC gene encoding 50S ribosomal protein L3 translates to MTKGILGRKVGMTQIFAENGELIPVTVVEAKGNVVLQKKTEEVEGYNAIQLGFDDKRPYDKERKDRLVKVANKPEQGHADKANTAPKRFVREIRDAEVANYEVGQEVQVDIFAAGDLVDVTGVSKGKGFQGAIKRHGQSRGPMAHGSRYHRRPGSMGPVAPNRVFKGKALPGQMGGVTVTTQNLEIVSVDVENGLILVKGCIPGSKKSFVKIQSAVKSGK, encoded by the coding sequence ATGACCAAAGGTATCTTAGGAAGAAAAGTAGGTATGACTCAAATCTTCGCTGAAAATGGAGAATTAATCCCAGTAACAGTAGTTGAAGCGAAAGGTAACGTCGTATTACAAAAGAAAACAGAAGAAGTTGAAGGATACAACGCAATCCAATTAGGATTCGACGACAAACGTCCTTACGATAAAGAACGTAAAGACCGTTTAGTAAAAGTTGCGAACAAACCTGAACAAGGTCACGCAGATAAAGCTAACACTGCTCCAAAACGTTTCGTACGCGAAATCAGAGATGCAGAAGTTGCTAATTATGAAGTAGGTCAAGAAGTCCAAGTTGATATTTTTGCAGCAGGGGACTTAGTTGACGTAACAGGAGTAAGTAAAGGTAAAGGATTCCAAGGGGCAATCAAGCGTCATGGACAAAGCCGCGGACCAATGGCTCACGGTTCTCGTTACCACCGTCGTCCTGGGTCAATGGGACCTGTAGCACCTAACCGTGTATTCAAAGGTAAAGCATTACCAGGTCAAATGGGTGGAGTTACAGTTACTACTCAAAACTTAGAAATCGTAAGCGTAGATGTAGAAAATGGATTAATCCTAGTTAAAGGATGTATTCCAGGATCTAAGAAAAGCTTCGTAAAAATCCAATCAGCAGTTAAATCTGGTAAATAA
- the rpsS gene encoding 30S ribosomal protein S19 has translation MARSLKKGPFADHHLLAKVEKMNEQEKKQVIKTWSRRSTIFPTFIGLTFAVYDGRKHVPVYVTEDMVGHKLGEFAPTRTYKGHAADDRKTRR, from the coding sequence ATGGCTCGTAGTTTAAAAAAAGGACCATTCGCTGATCACCACTTATTAGCAAAAGTTGAAAAAATGAACGAACAAGAAAAGAAACAAGTAATTAAAACTTGGTCTCGTCGTTCAACAATCTTCCCAACATTCATAGGACTTACTTTTGCAGTATATGACGGAAGAAAACATGTACCTGTATATGTGACTGAAGATATGGTAGGACACAAATTAGGTGAGTTTGCACCAACAAGAACTTACAAAGGTCACGCTGCAGACGACAGAAAAACAAGAAGATAA
- a CDS encoding OsmC family protein: MYTSNLKIKEGFTSHATTPLGGEYKMFIEESKDGPMDLFATAYNGCVSMCAKGYFFRAYELVDLAIETELVVDYDNKKIVANVHVDRTEEQLAAGDRQGVLDNIKLRCKVSHLLSSDLEIQYNILPLK; this comes from the coding sequence ATGTATACGTCTAATTTAAAAATTAAAGAAGGTTTTACTTCACATGCAACTACACCGCTTGGTGGAGAATATAAAATGTTTATAGAAGAAAGTAAAGATGGTCCTATGGATTTATTTGCTACAGCATACAACGGATGTGTAAGTATGTGTGCAAAAGGATATTTCTTCAGAGCATATGAATTAGTAGATCTAGCGATTGAAACTGAACTAGTTGTGGATTATGATAATAAAAAAATTGTAGCTAATGTTCATGTAGATCGAACTGAGGAACAACTTGCTGCAGGAGATAGACAAGGGGTATTAGATAATATTAAACTTCGTTGTAAAGTTTCACATTTATTGTCTTCTGATTTAGAAATTCAATATAATATTTTACCTTTAAAATAA
- the rpmC gene encoding 50S ribosomal protein L29: MKTNEFKSMIRELTSQELEAKIKELKEELFNLRFQLATGQLENTARISQVRKSIARMKTVIRERELANK, from the coding sequence ATGAAAACAAATGAATTCAAATCAATGATTAGAGAATTAACTTCACAAGAGTTAGAAGCAAAAATCAAAGAATTAAAAGAAGAGCTTTTCAACTTACGCTTCCAATTGGCAACTGGTCAATTAGAAAATACAGCTCGTATTAGTCAAGTTAGAAAATCAATCGCTCGTATGAAAACTGTTATTCGCGAAAGAGAATTAGCGAATAAATAA
- a CDS encoding nitroreductase family protein produces MRKFFGTLLGKKRPEFFEVIKGRKSVKYFDPNVKIKREEIIEMLNEANLAPSSCNLQPWRYIVVDTPEGKEKLGSANYNKIQNDTSAAMIIVLGDLNHYSKFDEIYGEAVEKGYMTEEVKDGFEKGMGPQLENLPIDKNREGVYFDCGLWTMQFANIAYAKGYDTNIIGGFIREKVAELFELEENLIPVMFIALGKKEKDARPTVRMKAENLVRFE; encoded by the coding sequence GTGAGGAAATTTTTTGGTACTCTATTAGGTAAGAAAAGGCCAGAGTTTTTTGAAGTGATAAAAGGAAGAAAATCAGTTAAGTATTTTGATCCGAATGTCAAAATTAAACGTGAAGAAATAATAGAAATGTTGAATGAAGCTAATCTTGCTCCATCATCATGCAATTTACAACCTTGGAGATACATTGTTGTAGATACACCAGAAGGAAAAGAAAAATTAGGAAGTGCTAATTATAATAAAATTCAAAATGATACATCAGCTGCTATGATTATAGTCTTAGGTGATTTAAATCACTATAGTAAATTTGACGAAATTTATGGAGAAGCTGTCGAAAAAGGTTATATGACTGAAGAGGTAAAAGATGGTTTTGAAAAAGGAATGGGACCTCAATTAGAAAACTTGCCAATTGATAAAAATAGAGAAGGTGTATATTTTGATTGTGGATTGTGGACTATGCAGTTCGCAAACATTGCTTATGCTAAAGGATACGACACTAATATTATTGGCGGATTTATTAGAGAAAAAGTAGCTGAATTATTTGAATTAGAAGAAAACTTGATTCCTGTGATGTTTATAGCTCTAGGTAAAAAAGAAAAAGATGCAAGACCAACTGTAAGGATGAAGGCAGAGAATCTTGTAAGATTTGAATAA
- a CDS encoding CapA family protein — protein sequence MRKVLVYLLGVLSICGIIFSCIYFLTTSDKEGGTQKKESDSSVKTARVVANGDILIHDALYYTAKKEDGSYDFNPFFEYVKPWIEGADLAIGDFEGTISDRSPLGGYPLFNAPVQIADTMKEVGYDVVDLAHNHILDTGLYGLKYTDKVFKDRGLDTVGVHADKKRSEDRILIKEVNGIKIAILAYAYGYNGMDANLTAEDRNNYLSDLDEEKMKEEIQRAEKEADVTVVMPQKGVEYKLEPTEEQKALYHKMIEWGADVVFGGHPHVIEPAETIEKDGDKKFIIYSMGNFVSNQRMERMENKWPERGLLMDVIFEKSKDKTTVKTVKAHPTLVYSKLNGRNINGAPLYDYKIMVLEDFINGGKLRDQLDDKMKEKVDISYKEITEHVNLKWE from the coding sequence TTGAGGAAAGTATTAGTATATTTATTAGGGGTGCTGAGTATTTGCGGTATTATTTTTTCGTGTATTTACTTTTTAACGACATCGGATAAAGAAGGGGGGACTCAAAAAAAGGAAAGTGACTCGAGTGTGAAAACTGCGCGAGTGGTAGCTAATGGGGATATTCTTATTCATGATGCACTTTATTATACTGCTAAAAAGGAAGATGGAAGTTATGATTTCAATCCATTCTTTGAATATGTTAAGCCTTGGATTGAAGGTGCTGATCTGGCGATAGGGGATTTCGAAGGTACTATTAGTGACCGTTCTCCATTAGGGGGATATCCGTTGTTTAATGCTCCTGTTCAAATTGCAGATACAATGAAAGAAGTAGGGTATGATGTTGTTGATTTAGCTCATAACCATATATTGGATACAGGTTTGTATGGGTTGAAGTATACGGATAAAGTTTTTAAAGATAGAGGTCTTGATACTGTTGGAGTTCACGCTGATAAAAAGCGTTCGGAAGATAGAATTCTTATTAAGGAAGTTAACGGAATTAAAATAGCGATTTTAGCCTATGCTTATGGTTATAATGGAATGGATGCTAATTTAACTGCGGAGGATAGAAATAACTATTTATCAGATCTTGATGAAGAGAAGATGAAAGAAGAAATCCAAAGAGCTGAGAAAGAAGCGGATGTTACAGTAGTGATGCCTCAGAAGGGGGTCGAGTATAAGTTAGAACCTACAGAAGAACAAAAAGCTCTTTATCATAAAATGATAGAATGGGGTGCGGATGTAGTATTCGGAGGACATCCTCATGTTATAGAGCCTGCTGAGACTATAGAAAAAGATGGAGATAAGAAATTCATAATATACTCTATGGGGAACTTCGTTTCAAACCAACGTATGGAAAGAATGGAAAACAAATGGCCTGAGAGAGGTTTATTGATGGATGTTATATTTGAAAAATCAAAAGATAAAACAACTGTTAAAACTGTGAAAGCTCATCCAACACTAGTTTATTCTAAACTAAATGGTAGAAATATAAATGGAGCTCCGTTGTATGACTATAAAATTATGGTATTAGAAGATTTCATTAACGGTGGAAAACTTAGAGATCAGCTTGATGACAAAATGAAGGAAAAAGTAGATATCTCATATAAGGAAATAACAGAACACGTTAATTTAAAATGGGAATAG
- the rplE gene encoding 50S ribosomal protein L5, with protein sequence MARLEDKFKSEITKELMTKFEYSSVMQVPKIEKIVINMGVGDAVQNSKALDNAVAELALISGQKPLVTRAKKSIATYRLREGMPIGAKVTLRGERMYEFFDKLVTVALPRVRDFHGVSKKAFDGRGNYTLGVKEQLIFPEIDYDKVSKVRGMDIVIVTTANTDEEARELLTQCGMPFAK encoded by the coding sequence ATGGCTCGTTTAGAAGATAAATTTAAATCTGAGATAACAAAAGAATTAATGACAAAATTTGAGTACAGCAGTGTAATGCAAGTACCAAAAATTGAAAAAATCGTAATTAACATGGGTGTAGGTGATGCTGTGCAAAACTCTAAAGCCCTAGACAACGCAGTAGCAGAATTAGCTTTAATTTCTGGTCAAAAACCATTAGTAACAAGAGCTAAAAAATCAATCGCTACTTACAGACTTCGTGAAGGTATGCCTATCGGGGCTAAAGTTACTTTACGTGGAGAAAGAATGTATGAATTCTTCGACAAATTAGTAACTGTAGCACTTCCACGTGTACGTGACTTCCACGGTGTTTCTAAAAAAGCATTCGATGGTCGTGGTAACTACACACTAGGTGTTAAAGAACAATTAATTTTCCCTGAAATTGATTACGATAAAGTAAGTAAAGTACGTGGTATGGACATCGTTATAGTAACTACAGCTAACACTGATGAAGAAGCTCGTGAGTTATTAACACAATGTGGAATGCCATTCGCAAAATAA
- the rplB gene encoding 50S ribosomal protein L2 encodes MAIKVYKAITNGRRNMTSLDFAEITTNKPEKSLLAPLPKKAGRNNQGKITVRHHGGGHKKQYRIIDFKRNKDNVPAKVATIEYDPNRSANIALLHYVDGEKRYIIAPKELQVGQILVSGETADIKVGNALPLANIPVGTLIHNIELKPGKGGQLVRSAGASAQVLGKEGKYVLVRLKSGEVRMILATCRATIGEVGNEQHGLVNIGKAGRTRWLGKRPTVRGSVMNPNDHPHGGGEGRTSIGRKSPMSPWGKPTLGKKTRSKKARSNKFIVRARTK; translated from the coding sequence ATGGCAATTAAAGTATATAAAGCTATAACTAACGGTCGTCGTAACATGACATCATTAGATTTTGCAGAAATTACAACTAACAAACCAGAAAAGTCATTATTAGCGCCGCTACCGAAAAAAGCGGGAAGAAATAACCAAGGTAAAATTACAGTTCGTCACCACGGTGGAGGACACAAAAAACAATACCGTATTATTGACTTCAAGAGAAATAAAGACAACGTACCAGCAAAAGTTGCTACTATCGAGTACGATCCAAACCGTTCAGCGAACATCGCTCTATTACACTATGTAGATGGAGAAAAAAGATACATCATCGCTCCTAAAGAATTACAAGTAGGACAAATCTTAGTATCTGGTGAAACTGCTGATATTAAAGTTGGTAATGCATTACCACTAGCAAACATCCCTGTAGGGACATTAATTCACAACATCGAACTTAAACCTGGTAAAGGTGGACAATTAGTACGTTCAGCTGGAGCAAGTGCTCAAGTACTTGGTAAAGAAGGTAAATACGTATTAGTACGTCTTAAATCAGGAGAAGTTAGAATGATCTTAGCAACTTGCCGTGCTACAATCGGTGAAGTTGGTAACGAACAACACGGACTAGTAAATATCGGTAAAGCTGGTAGAACTCGTTGGTTAGGTAAAAGACCAACTGTACGTGGATCTGTTATGAACCCGAACGATCACCCACACGGTGGTGGTGAAGGACGTACTTCAATCGGACGTAAATCACCTATGTCACCATGGGGTAAACCTACTCTTGGTAAGAAAACTCGTTCTAAAAAAGCTCGTTCAAACAAATTTATCGTACGTGCTAGAACTAAATAA
- the rplW gene encoding 50S ribosomal protein L23 produces the protein MEARDIIKRPVLTEKSYLLMQENKYTFLVDTRAHKTQIKQAIEEIFGVKVEKVNVMNYKPKFRRVGRYGGYTNKRRKAIVKLAEGQTIEGLFA, from the coding sequence ATGGAAGCACGCGATATTATCAAACGCCCAGTACTAACTGAAAAAAGTTATTTATTAATGCAAGAAAATAAATACACTTTCCTAGTAGACACACGCGCTCACAAAACTCAAATTAAACAAGCTATCGAAGAAATCTTCGGAGTTAAAGTTGAGAAAGTAAACGTAATGAACTACAAACCAAAATTCCGTCGTGTTGGAAGATACGGTGGTTACACTAACAAACGTAGAAAAGCTATCGTTAAGTTAGCAGAAGGACAAACAATCGAAGGATTATTCGCTTAA
- the rplD gene encoding 50S ribosomal protein L4 — protein sequence MPQLDLFKQDGTKVGAVEASEAVFGIEPNQHVLFQAVTLQRASLRQGTHKTKGRSEVSGGGRKPWRQKGTGRARQGSIRSPQWRGGGIVFGPTPRSYSFKMPRKMRRLALRSALSSKVAANEVFALESLSFDTIKTKNFKEMLSNLSLEKKVLFVVTELEENTVLSGRNIPGVEFVETTGLNVLDILGSNKVVFTKDAVEKVGEVLA from the coding sequence ATGCCACAATTAGATTTATTTAAACAAGACGGTACTAAAGTTGGTGCAGTTGAAGCTAGTGAAGCAGTATTCGGGATTGAACCAAATCAACACGTTTTATTCCAAGCTGTAACATTACAAAGAGCATCACTTCGTCAAGGTACACACAAAACAAAAGGACGTTCTGAAGTTTCAGGTGGTGGTCGCAAACCATGGCGTCAAAAAGGGACAGGTCGTGCTCGTCAAGGATCTATCCGTTCACCACAATGGCGTGGAGGTGGAATTGTATTCGGACCTACACCACGTAGCTACAGCTTCAAAATGCCACGTAAAATGCGTCGTTTAGCATTACGTTCTGCTTTATCTTCTAAAGTAGCAGCTAACGAAGTATTTGCATTAGAAAGCTTATCATTTGATACAATTAAAACTAAAAACTTTAAAGAAATGTTATCAAACCTTAGCCTAGAGAAAAAAGTATTATTCGTAGTTACTGAACTAGAAGAAAATACTGTTTTATCAGGAAGAAATATTCCAGGAGTTGAATTCGTTGAAACAACTGGTCTTAACGTATTAGACATCTTAGGAAGCAACAAAGTTGTATTCACTAAAGATGCAGTAGAAAAAGTTGGGGAGGTATTAGCATAA
- the rplP gene encoding 50S ribosomal protein L16, with the protein MLMPKRVKYRRQHRQSTKGKSKGGNVVDFGEYGLQATTAARVTSRQIEAARIAMTRYMKRGGKVWIKIFPHMPYTKKPLEVRMGSGKGAVEGWVAIVKPGRVMFEVAGVSEEVAREALRLASHKLPVKCKFVKREETGGEA; encoded by the coding sequence ATGTTAATGCCTAAACGTGTTAAATATCGTCGTCAACACAGACAATCAACAAAAGGTAAATCTAAAGGCGGAAACGTAGTAGATTTCGGTGAATATGGATTACAAGCGACTACTGCAGCAAGAGTTACTTCTCGTCAAATAGAAGCTGCTCGTATAGCGATGACTCGTTATATGAAACGTGGTGGTAAAGTTTGGATTAAGATCTTCCCTCACATGCCTTACACTAAAAAACCATTAGAAGTACGTATGGGATCTGGTAAAGGTGCAGTAGAAGGATGGGTTGCAATCGTTAAACCAGGTAGAGTGATGTTCGAAGTTGCTGGAGTAAGTGAAGAAGTTGCACGTGAAGCTCTAAGACTTGCATCTCACAAGTTACCTGTTAAATGTAAATTTGTAAAACGTGAAGAAACAGGTGGTGAAGCATAA
- the rpsJ gene encoding 30S ribosomal protein S10, giving the protein MAKQKIRIRLKGYDHRLVDQSAEKIVETAKRSGAKVSGPIPLPTEKAVYTILRSVHIYKDSREQFEQRTHKRLIDIIEPTQKTVDALISLNLPSGVDIELKL; this is encoded by the coding sequence ATGGCAAAACAAAAAATTCGTATTCGTCTTAAAGGATATGATCACAGATTAGTAGATCAAAGTGCAGAGAAAATTGTTGAAACTGCAAAACGTTCTGGAGCAAAAGTTTCTGGACCAATTCCATTACCAACAGAAAAAGCAGTTTACACAATCTTACGTTCAGTTCACATTTACAAAGATAGCCGTGAACAATTCGAACAACGTACACACAAACGCCTAATCGATATTATTGAACCAACACAAAAAACAGTTGACGCTCTAATTAGCTTAAACTTACCATCAGGTGTTGACATCGAATTAAAATTATAA